A region of the Drosophila subobscura isolate 14011-0131.10 chromosome J, UCBerk_Dsub_1.0, whole genome shotgun sequence genome:
AAGGGCGCAAATGGCCCAATATTGATGGCAGCTCTTGTGGGAGTattggtgtgtgtctgtgtgtgtttgtgtggctagAGGCTAGACCTAACTCCTGGCTAGTCCTGACTGACCAGAACAGACCCGACACGACCAGTACGCGCTGAAACGTTCAACTGACCAGAAGTGCCGGGTCCGGGTCAGAAGCCGCAAAGCCTGAACTCCGCTTATAACTACCGTCTGTCCCCCTACTTCCtgtggtcggtcggtcggtcagtGCGGCACACGCAACTCCAAATGGCATTATTGTGTATATAAAACGATAGATATATATGaggagcaactgcaactgcagccggcaaaaaataatatgcaaaaacctctcgctctggcaaatcaataaaaacggAAACCAAATCCAAAAAGTGTACTCTAATATAATAGCCGAATAATAAAGAGTAAACGATATGGATATACCCAGCACTGGCGCTATATTCACTCTGGGCAAATCCCATTTGGCGGAGAATACCCAAAGTTATTTCTACATTAAAAATGATCCTGTAAAGCGTCTGATATCGGGTCCACACCAAAGTGCAGTCATATGCGGTAACTACAACGAGTATTCGGTCAGAAGAGAGTGACCCCAAGACCCAAATTCCCTCCTTTTAGTAGCCACTTCCTGTCTTGCCTGTCGGACAGCCCGACATTCATTGGGGTTCTCCGCAGTTCAGACTGTGGTCAAGTGGTTCAAGTCAAAGTGGATTGACGGTGGTTCTTCgtgtctggctggctgactggctagctggctgcctgcctctgcatTGCATGTTTACtgcaattttctttaaataaTCATAAGGTACCACCAGCACACAGCCCACCACAGCACCCCCGCGCGGgcacttcactttcactttcctGTTGGCCCAGTCTTGAGGGACAGGACTGGGCTCTAGCCCCGGCTATTGAATGGCTAAACTATAGCCTCCCACCACTTTGGACAAATTGGTGACCAAGGATTAGGTAGTACTATCATCTGCGATGAGTTTTACCCAATTTAGTACCAAATTTGTCCCACATTTGACCCACATTACATAAGCttaaccagagagagagagagacttctAGCCAGCCAGCAGGTACTCCGAAGCACTCCCAATCAcggcagcacacacaccatAATCCGGTACATTATTTTGGTATCATAATGGGGTCAGGCGTAACGTTAAAAAATACCTGAAATATGGAGCAAACTCACGAACCGAAAAAGTGAGAattgagagctgagagctgagaaCCCGCCACCAACGAAAgcagtccaagtccaagtcgtAATTGAAGCGTAAAGTCGAACAGTCAAGAGGGATTTGGGGCTGTcccgaaacgaaatgaaacgaaacacTCCGTCCGACTCACAATCAATAAAAGTCAAGAAATGGgaaccacaccacaccctgtccctgcccctaccCCTAATCGCATAATAAAACAatagaaaaaagcaacagctaAAAGCCATAGCAAATGTCATACCTCCACCggctgccacctgccaccggTTCTTATCTCAATTACAGAATCTGGCCGACTATTTGTTTGGGGCGAGAATCACTTTGGACAGCTGGGAATTGGCGGCCACAGTGGCACCACAGCCAGCGCCAAAAGGGGCAACTCAACCACCAATGGGGATATAGTCACAAAGCCCACATGTGTAAAGGCCTTGAAAAGTCTCGGATTGAAGATCTGCGATGCGGCCTTTGGCAGCAATTGGTCCGTGATGCTAACACGTGAGTAAACAAGAGAGTGGGCAGCAGGTGGAACATttcttttcattatttatacACCCAAAAAGACTCGAATGAAATCTTCTTTACGGGTCGCAACATCTTTCCGGAGGATACGCATGTGGCACAGCATTTTATCAGCGCacaggtggagcagcagcagtgcgcCATCATACGGAAACCCTTTCGGTTGGAGGAGTTCGATGACTATCTGTCCAAGAGCGAGGAAACGGACAACTTCTTGTCCGTGCAGGCGGGCAACGAGCACTTTGCCGTGCTGACCAGTGAGTAAACCCAATTAATTACAGGATTATCCCTCTCTGAATGTGAGTTTGTTCTCTCGACAGCCACTGGCCGGCTGATTGGCTGCGGTTcgaatggccagcagcagctgggcgagCTCGAGGCCGACTACGATGGCCATCCCGTGGAGATTAAACTGGATGCCACCGTGCAGCAGTTTGCCTGCGGTCCAGAGTCCACGCTGGTGCTGACGGCCAGCGGAAGTCTCTTCCTCACCGGGCACCTCAATGAGTTTGTTTTTCCCAAGTTCACGGAGCTGCAGAAGAATCTCTCGCCCACGGAGCAGATCATCTTCATGCACATCTCCAAGGCCAGCGAGATTTACATCGTGAGCAACGTGGGCAACATCTACCGCAGCTTCGAGTCGGTGCGGAACAAGAGCCTGGTCTTCCAGCGCTTCTACGACTACGACAGCGAGGAGAACGGCCCCATCTGGAAGCTGCTGAAGGGCTTCTCCTTCTACGCGGCCCTCAGCAAGGCCAACAAGTTCTTCACGACCTTCTCGGAGAGCGGCCACCACCTGAAGACCTTTCGCGAGATCTCCAAGTTCAAGAATCTCCGCCTGCTGGACATTGCCGTGGGGGATCAGCACATCCTGGTGCAGGGCATACCCAGATCATCGATGGCCTCCGCCTCGGTGGGTGTGAGCAACAGCTTCGTTCTGCAGCCAAAGGATGACAATGGGAATGTGCTGGAGCAGggcaggaacagcagcggaCGCAGCCTCACCAAGCAGCAACAGGTGGCGGAGGAAATGGAAGAGCGGACCACGTCCACGGCTATGGGTGCGGGCGTTGCTGCGGGAGTGGGCACTGCAGTTGGCACAGCGGCAGCCATGGAGGCTGTGAAGCATTTAACAAATGGAAACGAGGCAGAAGAGGCAGAAAAAGACAACAAGAATGAAGTGCAGGCAAAAGAGGAAGCGAAGGAAATGCAGGCCGAGGTGAATGGCAATGAAGAGGAGCTCATACCAAGCAGCCAGAAGGACgagcaacaaccaacaaaaccTCAAAGCGGAGACCACAAACAGATGGAACCATCGGCACCCATGGAGAGCCCTAAAAAACCCATGGAAagccccaagaaaagccccaAGAAACCCATGGAAAGCCCTAAAAAACCTGCAGAGTCCTCCATTAAGCAGATGGATTCAATGGATAAGCTACCAACTCCGCCCACACATACgcccacaccaccaccacccaaaTCGCCGGCAGATTCGATTGGTTCTCTGCAGTCCGCACGCTTTGTGCAGCCCGGAAATCCGCTGCAGAAGCTGGAGGAGGGCAGCCAGGAGAAGCAAATGCTGCGTCCACGCACACCATATCCGgacagcagcaatggcagcactCCGCAGACCATCAAAAAGACGCCCATAAGGAACTTCTCGTACGAGGCGGCCATGGATCATGACCATCTGGAGAGAACGTCGCCCGAGCTGGTGGATAGCCTGGAGACGGTGGAAGAGGTCTCTGCGCCGGCCACCATTCAAGTGTCCACGCCCACGCCGCCCACAGAGGAGGATGAGCAGCTGGCGGTGGAGATAACCACAACGAAGGACTCGAGGGATGGCAGCAAGGTGGTCAACGAGATTCGATTCATCAACAACGGGGTGGATGTCACGGCCAAGGTGGAGGAGCAAATGCCGGACACATCCCTAGAGGACTCAACGGAGGAGCTGGAGTCGGATGCCGAACAGACGCTGCAACAGATGGAAGAGCGCGTGGAGAAGACAGTCGCTGAGCACAAAGACGAGGCTCTGAGGGCCACAGAGGAGGTAAGAGATGGCCTGGAGTCCAGGCGAGACTCGATCCAGACGGCAGTGAAGAATGCCGCTCAGGGAGCAAAGAAATCGATGGAGGCGGCAGGGGAGCGCATGGCCACAGGCGCTCGCGGCGCAGTGGATGCTGTGGGCGATGCAGTTGGGGCGGCGGGCAAGGGTGCCCAGCGGATGGCCAACGATGCAATGCACGCCATGGAGCAGGCGGGCAGCAGTGCAGCGAAGGCAGCCTCCGAAACGAAGGACTCGATGGGCAGGGCCATGGACTCGGTGACCAACAAGATCTCCAGCGAGGTGCTTGGCGCCAAGGAGAACATTTCGTCGCTGTTTCAGATCAAGGCAGCCCGCGAAGCAGATCCGCACACCACGCCAGTGTCCACGCCACGTGGCGACGATGAGGAAATGGATATTTCCTCGAAGGATGGCGGACCCAAGACAAACACAACCGTGGGCTCTGGCGAGGAGGATGAACGAACGACGGCATCTGTGAACTCGAACCACAACTCAGCGGGGAATGGGAATCGAGCGCAGTTCGAGGAGAGCACGCCCTTTGAGCCGAACAATTCCTATGTCGATCCCCTCGATGCCGTTGTTGAGCGCAGCAAGAAGGCCATGCAGGAGGACCTGCGGGCAATGGAAATGCGAGCGAACTCACATGTCCATGCGGTTGCGCACAAAACGGAGGAGGAAACAAAGGGCTTCGTTCAGCAGTTTCTGGATAACGTGCGGCTCTCATGTCGCAACGAAAGGGCCGTCGATATACAGGGTAAGATTTCACAGTTATTTCAGTGTGACtatacatataaatttgtttatttacctTAAAACTTTGTTTTCCTTCGAATTCAGATGAGACGCGACCGCCTCcgccggcagcagcgacgcaccacaacaaaaacaaagtcaacAGCGAGCTCAGTTTAAGCAACGGGCATGGCGAGCAGCAGGCGTCACGTGTTTGCACGATTTTATAAAACTTGCACTACCATTCACAACACTTTTCTAagcaattgcatttgattttaaagTACAATTTAacgaaaataaagcaaacaatttgcattaacAATTTCTGCAGCTCTTCTTCACAAACTATCGGCTATCGATACATCGATGCTTTTCCAGCTCAGTGTGCACGCATTCTGTTCACTCACGAATATCAACAGTTTGCCGAATTGACACTTGACACGAGATTAACCCATTGTCGACCAGTGCAACGCTCAGGTGGTAGAAATCGTGATACCAATAAGAATTTGAAAACACAGTTTTAGCTGTTCGCCTGttggaatatatgtatgaagGTTGGCTGACTGGGTTCGTTCAATGTTGGCATATCCGGAAAGAACATAGTCTATTTTATGAAGCTTTTGGTATATTCCGGTATATTTCATATGGTCAGACGGCATATTTTAACGTTAAAtacgcggtcacactgtacgcgtaaaaaaagaaaagaaatatttgtactATTTTTCTAACATTTATACTCCTTTTTATAAATgaacacacagcaacaaataatgcTCGAAAGCCTAGCTTTAAGCAACTGATAGCGGAACGCGTGCACTCTCTTCCCCTGCCGAGAcccaacacaacacactcGAATGCGGAAAATGATGTAAAACGGGGGGAAATCTAAACCTGAAAGGCCCcacacaacagcagaggcacaAAATGGAAAGGTAGGTCAATGTGTGGGCgccacaaatatatataccaGTGTGAAAAATCCAAGACTGCCAACTGCATGGCACAATTGTCTGGCCAAAAGCAGAGTGTTTTAGGCATTAAAACAACAATGAACATTAAACAACGAGCTCCAAAATAGAAGAAGTCTGTCTCCTAACCTCAAAAGAGCTTTTACAGTCaatgccagtgtgtgtgtgtgtccatgtgtgtgaTGGTATGTGCGTTCGTGTGTGCTGTGCGAGCGACTGAAAGTGGTTGTCGCTTATGGGCCGCAACGAGGGGGCAAGGCAACGTGTTAGTGGAAAAACTGCTTttgaaaaaagggaaaattgtTCACCACAAAAGCCCGCCCAAAAATAGTCCCGCCTCACAAGGAAGTCCACCCACTGCCCGCTGCCAGGACACTTGCTATGCTAAACTTTCTCTAATTGGATTACGATATTGGccattatatatttatatttatttgggaaACACATGTAATTGGCGAGAAAGTAACACGCTGTCAATTCAACCAAAAAGATACCTGAGAGATTgtacgtgtgtatgtgcatgcgagcttgtgtgtgtgtgtgtgttgcgagAGAGGTTTTTTGTTGGGGAGGTGGTGTgatggcaggggcagggggcggTAGGTAACCTGTCCGAGCGATGGGGACGTAAAAACCAGAGCTCTGAAAGTTACATGCATTTGGGCGCGCGcgcgtatttattttgtttaaaaatgcataatcgtcgtgttttataatttatgcgaaaagagaaaaacacattttaaagGCAGTCTGAATAGAACTCTTCATAGGATAGGATGGTGGAATAATGGACTGGAATGGGAAGGGCTCTGCTCTCGGTTCGGGAAGTGTGTCAGCCATTGAATAATTTAGATTTATAATTTCGCAGTTAGGTATTTCGTGtcgtgtatttgtgtttgggGGAATTCCTcacatatttttgcatacCAAAGCGGTGGGCAACATCGACTGATGAAGCCGCCGCCGAGCCACTATCCCAACAACTTACtaatccctctctctcctctccgctTTTCGTTTTCAGGCATTAACCAGCACCAACAAACCACCACCAATCACCACCCAGCAGAAGCAACCAAGATGAATCTGTCGTGGCGCTTTTGAGCATCAATCGATCTTAGTTTGTTTGCCAACTTTCTGTTCAAGAAGTGCGAGACCAGTCCGCGCGTACGATTCCGATTCCGTCTGTCAGAGAACAACTCCTCATCCCCCGTTTCCCCACCATCCAGAGCCTAATCCAATTCCCACACGCACTCCCCGATCCAGTGCACTGGTAGCTGCCCATGATGCATATCAAGAGTTTGCCCCATGCTCATGCCCATGCCGCTGCCACGGCGATGAGCAGCAACTGTGACATTGTTATTGTGGCCTCTCAGCCGCAGACGACGattgccaacaacaacaacaatgataCGGTCACACAGGCCACTCATCCCGGTCATGTGTCAGCGGCggcccaacagcaacagcagcagcagcaggcgcagcagcatcaccagcagcaacaggcgcaACAacaagcgcagcagcagcaacaacaacagcaacagcagtcctCTGGGCCACCCTCagcgccaccagcaccagcggaACTTGCCGCCTTACCCTTCCAAATGCATCTGACTGGGATATCGACGGAGGCGCATAGTGCCGCTCAGGCTGCAGCCATGGCGGCTGCTCAGGCCGCAGCAGCtcaggcagcggcggccgaTCAGCAACCGCCGGCGCCTCCACCGCATCTGGTGCATCTGTCCACGCACAGTCCGACCATGTCGAATGAGCACTATATGGCCAATGGCCATGGCGAGCACCAAGGCGAGAGCGCTGGCAGTAATGGAAACTCTGGTGGtagcggtggcggcggcagtggcgcgAGAGATCAGGAAAAGCCCTTCCACTGCACCGTTTGCGATCGACGCTTCCGGCAGCTGAGCACACTGACCAACCATGTCAAGATCCACACTGGCGAGAAGCCCTACAAATGCAACGTTTGTGATAAGACCTTCCGTCAATCGTCCACGCTGACGAACCACCTGAAGATCCATACGGGGGAAAAGCCCTACAACTGCAACTACTGTCCCAAGCATTTCCGCCAGCTGAGCACTCTGGCGAATCATGTCAAGATCCACACGGGTGAGCGACCAACCAGCTATGGCTGTCCCTGAAACCCTTCCCAAACTAATCCCATACCTCATTTGCAGGTGAAAAGCCGTTCGAGTGCGTCATATGCAAAAAGCAATTCCGGCAGTCCAGCACGCTCAACAACCACATAAAGATCCATGTCATGGACAAGGTCTACGTTCCTGTCAAGATCAaaacggaggaggaggaggggtgACTAGGACGGATGGCGTTGGCggggcatcatcagcagcagcagcatcagcagcaccatcatctgccgcagcaacagcaacaacatccgCACCACCAACAGCCACCGCATCCGCATCATACGCctccccatgcccatgcccaccACATCGATCATCAGCGAGGAATAACCATTACCACTCTGCCCGCCACCACGTCTGTGgcgcaacaccagcaacagcagcagcagcaacagctcctgcatcatggcaatggcagttcGCCCCACCATTTCAATGTGGCCTCGTTGGGTGACTTGTCCAGCGCCATGCAGCTGGGAGCTGTCACTGCGGATGGGAACTTTGTCACCATGAATGGAGTGGTGGTGGGGCGCATTCAGCACACGCGcgaagagctgcagcagctcggaGTGATTAAGGTCGAGTCACCATCGAATGGTGTGACCACCGTGCCGACGTCAGCGGCGTCGTCAACGCAGCGCGAGTGATGAGTCGATCGGCTGCTCCTCGAGTGTATGCTCAAGGccgagcaggagaaggaggagcagcgatCGAGCAAGAAGTGAGCCATGTTTGGTGTGTACGCTTACGTTGTTGTTAGTTGTTTAATTGTAGCgaacattgttgttgttgttaaggTTTAATGTGTGACTAAGAACTTACCAAGATGAATGTATAGCAAAACGCTTCAAAAGTAGCTAACCGGCAGACCGCCaacaccacagcagcagcacacagcgTTCCCCCTGAAAACCTGAAAAATCCCCCAAACACGAAAACAGAACAGTAACTAAAAATGAACCAGAAGCATGACCACAGACCCTTGAAGAagtgctgctgtgtggcagcggcaccccagccccagcatCTCACACCcagcccaacccaaacccCCAACGAGGCAATAGTTTAAACCCCACTTCCTATTCACATAAAACACAACCTAATCGTAAACCTAGCTAGGAGCAGAACTAGAAAGAAAGCTAAAAGTACTAAAAACACTATTAAGCGAAAAGTCATTGCGTTAAGTTGATAATATGTGAAATAAGCAAAGCgtaaacgaaatgaaaagaaCAGGAAAATAGCTTCACAAAGTGCAGACACttttaaaattgtaataaCCACTTTCAGATTGTTTAAATTAGCATTTAACTTTGAAGGGAACTTGTACAGACCTGACTTAGTCAGAGTTTCCAGTGGTTTATCtatttttttatgaacttTCATTCAGCAGACACAAACCGCTTGGGTGACGATTTATGCGGGTGTACTTCGGTCGTCTGGGTTgacacaaattcaatttgttttattcaaTTCCTagcataattatttaatttgtaatctTAGAGGAGAAAAACCGATAAAGGGAAAACCGctaacgaaaaaaaaacaattcttATAGTTTTAAGTGGTCGAAGTGCAGAGAGCCATAGTTTGTAGTGAAACGTTTTGTTAATATTAATTGATTAGTTTTAATAGTTATAATTTCTACATAATTGGCACAACTTGGATAAGAAGAGCAAGTCGCGCTAGCCTTCGACTAAATATTAGTTACGCTACTGAAGTAAACCACAAACTAATGCTAATGCTATGATAATGATATGATTATGCGATAGGAAAAGCGAAGCAAGTTCTGTACAAAGCCCAACTccaattttttgtatgtataaatcgagcagcgcagcgcagcggtGGTAAGGAGAGAATTTACCCAAAAATCAATTGTAAATCaatcaacaaacattttttaaagcgaaaataatattttctaaaaatataatttggcgactattattttatttgatgttCGTCCCTTCCTCTCAACAGCCCCCCGACTGACACTTGTTGTGTATTCGCATCGTTCGCGATAATTTTAAAAACTGCAGCACGGGTCAAGCCCTGCGATCCCTGCGTCAAGCAAGTTCCTATAGATTTCAAAGcgcaacaaaacgaaacaaaaaacactaaaatgtATAcgaaatcaaatgcaaaacggGAGAAGGACTACACTAGACAAAAACCCTAgaatatattgaataaataCTAAATAAATGTTGATAAATGTGTAGTGTTaacaaattgaaacgaaacCAGCAAGAGAATAACTAAACCCAtcccctcacacacacacaccgcaacTGGAAACCTAGCAGAGTAATATTCTAAATAACGCTTAAGGTAGATCCACTCACACTTGAGAGAGTCTCTCAGCAGCCCATTGGAAggctgatgatgctgatgatgatatTATGTGGAGTGCATCGAATAAATGTCAGAGATCACCCCTTCCTCTCTCCACTCACCATCATCTTCATCTCCCACGCGTACGTACGaagtatattttataaataaataagtgacGTAGTGAGATTAGCATTTAAGAGCCCAACTTATGGTTAGTTGagtgtgtaaaatgtaaaactgcAAAGAATTTAGACATTAAATGAACAAagacaaacgaaacgaagtgGAGAAGGAGatctgcaaaacaaaacaagaagcaaagcaaagcaaaatgcttaaaaaacaaaacgcgaTAATATTGTATAACTATACACCTGCATATACACACATAGTacgtgtatatgtatatttataaatgcgTAGTAgctgtatttatatgtaaatgtgtgcgTAAATGTGTATTTagttacagcaacaaaatatatataaatatatatatttgcaatggagaaatacacaaaacgaaaaactatgaaatgaaatggcaaatgaatttaaatgcattattttttatatactcTTCATAATGGATCACCGCTCAGCTTAACTTAGAATTAATAACTTCATAACTTCCACTTTTGGTTTGGCTTAAAAAATACTTGGAACGGAACACTACACTTTTCGGAGTCTGCGACTGGCGATGATCGTGGCGTTGATCGCGGCGTTCCCGGTGGTGATGGTGGCTCATCATCGCACAGGAATCCATTGAGATAGGACAACCAATCGTTCACATCGATTTCCGACTGCACTTCCTTGACGAGCACCCGCCGCAGGTAGCGCATGTAACGCACATCGTTGCTGTAGCGAACGCACATCTCGGGCAAGTTGATTTTGGCCACTGGCAAATTAACCTTGGGCCTGCCCAAAATCACTTTCGTGTTGAGGCGCTTCTTCCAGGTGGGCActtccttttccatttcgttcAGTTCGAAGACCTTGAACGTTTCGCCAGTTACAATGCCCACCGGA
Encoded here:
- the LOC117895803 gene encoding LOW QUALITY PROTEIN: adult enhancer factor 1 (The sequence of the model RefSeq protein was modified relative to this genomic sequence to represent the inferred CDS: substituted 1 base at 1 genomic stop codon), encoding MMHIKSLPHAHAHAAATAMSSNCDIVIVASQPQTTIANNNNNDTVTQATHPGHVSAAAQQQQQQQQAQQHHQQQQAQQQAQQQQQQQQQQSSGPPSAPPAPAELAALPFQMHLTGISTEAHSAAQAAAMAAAQAAAAQAAAADQQPPAPPPHLVHLSTHSPTMSNEHYMANGHGEHQGESAGSNGNSGGSGGGGSGARDQEKPFHCTVCDRRFRQLSTLTNHVKIHTGEKPYKCNVCDKTFRQSSTLTNHLKIHTGEKPYNCNYCPKHFRQLSTLANHVKIHTGEKPFECVICKKQFRQSSTLNNHIKIHVMDKVYVPVKIKTEEEEGXLGRMALAGHHQQQQHQQHHHLPQQQQQHPHHQQPPHPHHTPPHAHAHHIDHQRGITITTLPATTSVAQHQQQQQQQQLLHHGNGSSPHHFNVASLGDLSSAMQLGAVTADGNFVTMNGVVVGRIQHTREELQQLGVIKVESPSNGVTTVPTSAASSTQRE
- the LOC117895797 gene encoding uncharacterized protein LOC117895797 — translated: MDIPSTGAIFTLGKSHLAENTQSYFYIKNDPVKRLISGPHQSAVICESGRLFVWGENHFGQLGIGGHSGTTASAKRGNSTTNGDIVTKPTCVKALKSLGLKICDAAFGSNWSVMLTHSNEIFFTGRNIFPEDTHVAQHFISAQVEQQQCAIIRKPFRLEEFDDYLSKSEETDNFLSVQAGNEHFAVLTTTGRLIGCGSNGQQQLGELEADYDGHPVEIKLDATVQQFACGPESTLVLTASGSLFLTGHLNEFVFPKFTELQKNLSPTEQIIFMHISKASEIYIVSNVGNIYRSFESVRNKSLVFQRFYDYDSEENGPIWKLLKGFSFYAALSKANKFFTTFSESGHHLKTFREISKFKNLRLLDIAVGDQHILVQGIPRSSMASASVGVSNSFVLQPKDDNGNVLEQGRNSSGRSLTKQQQVAEEMEERTTSTAMGAGVAAGVGTAVGTAAAMEAVKHLTNGNEAEEAEKDNKNEVQAKEEAKEMQAEVNGNEEELIPSSQKDEQQPTKPQSGDHKQMEPSAPMESPKKPMESPKKSPKKPMESPKKPAESSIKQMDSMDKLPTPPTHTPTPPPPKSPADSIGSLQSARFVQPGNPLQKLEEGSQEKQMLRPRTPYPDSSNGSTPQTIKKTPIRNFSYEAAMDHDHLERTSPELVDSLETVEEVSAPATIQVSTPTPPTEEDEQLAVEITTTKDSRDGSKVVNEIRFINNGVDVTAKVEEQMPDTSLEDSTEELESDAEQTLQQMEERVEKTVAEHKDEALRATEEVRDGLESRRDSIQTAVKNAAQGAKKSMEAAGERMATGARGAVDAVGDAVGAAGKGAQRMANDAMHAMEQAGSSAAKAASETKDSMGRAMDSVTNKISSEVLGAKENISSLFQIKAAREADPHTTPVSTPRGDDEEMDISSKDGGPKTNTTVGSGEEDERTTASVNSNHNSAGNGNRAQFEESTPFEPNNSYVDPLDAVVERSKKAMQEDLRAMEMRANSHVHAVAHKTEEETKGFVQQFLDNVRLSCRNERAVDIQDETRPPPPAAATHHNKNKVNSELSLSNGHGEQQASRVCTIL